The nucleotide sequence AGCGGAGGGCTGCGGGGTGTTGCTGGCAGAGTTCCTCGTAGCGGAGGCCGGTGGCGAAGTCCGGAAACGAGCCGGCGGCAACGAGCGTGAAGCGCGGTTGCGCCGCGGGGCGCGGGCGGCGCGGTTGGCGGCGAGCACGGCGGCGGCGCTGGCGAACAGGCCTTTCTCCTCGCTGCACAGGCCGAGGAAGAGGACCTGAAACGGCGGGCCGGCGGGGCGGGGCGCGGGATTTTCCCCGGGGTCCGTGATGCCGTTAGGCACGACGGCGATCTGGCGCGGGGCCAGCGCGGCGGCATCGGCGCGCAGGCTGTCCGCGAGCACGATCGAGAGATCGGCGCGGCCGAGCAGCAGGCGGGTGAGGCCGCGTTCGAGGGCAGTCGCTTCAGTGGCGAGCCAGGGGTCGAGGCCGGACGCGTGCCAGTGCAGCACGAGGCGCTTGAAGAACGGACGGCAGAGGAGCATGACGACCCAGTCGCGCCAGAGGGCGCCGCGTTTGCCCGGGGCCGGTATATAATAGAGCGTGTCGCAGTTCTCGTGAAAGCGGGCAGTGACGGTGCGGAGGCAGGCCGTCAGCAGGGCGAAAACCTTCCCCGGTCGCGCGCGGCCGATGTCGGCGGCGTCGCGGGACAGCCCGAGATTGATGTGATGCACGGCGAGGCCGTGGGCGGGGAGGCCGGTGACCAGGGTCTGCACCATGAGGCTCTGCCCGTGGAGGGGCGGGGGGATTTGGGCGAGGACCAGGAGCTTCATCTTCGGCTTGGAAACGCGGCGGGACACGGGATGATGCGGCCCGATGGTGAGCAATCCAGCCGCAAAAAGCCCCGCATCCCCGCCGGTCCGATGGATCTTCGCGGCGGCGTGCGCGCTGGCCGGGTTCGGGGTTTTCCAGTTTTTCGGCAATGCGAGTCGCGGCTACATCGACACGACGTCACTGTTTTATTGGTGGGGCTACCAGTGGGCCAACGAGGCCTCGGAAGCGGAGCACGGGTGGCTGATCCTGGCGCTGAGCGGGTGGTTGTTGGTGCGCAATCTGCGCGCATGTGACCAGGAACAGGGGACCAGCAACCCGGGCCGCGGCTGGCTGCCGGCGGCGGCGATGCTCGGTGGGCTGGCGGTGCACCTGCTGGGTTATGCGCTGCAGCAGACGCGAATCTCGATCTTTGGGCTCCTGCTGTTTCTCTGGGGAGTACTCGCGCTGGCGGGCGGGCGGCGGTGGGGGCGGGCGGCGGTTTTTCCGGTCGCCTTCATGGTTTTCGCGATTCCGCTCAGCGTGCTCGACACGGTGGGGTTTCAGATGCGGCTGGGGGTCATCGAGGTGGCCTGGCGGCTCGCGCAATTCATCGGCATCGATGTGATCCGCAACGGCACGCAACTCATGTCGCCGGAGGGCGGCTACCAGTACGACGTGGCCGCGGCGTGCAGCGGCATGCGCTCCCTGATGGCGCTGGCGGCGCTGTCACTCCTGCTCGGCTATCTCAATTTCCGGTCCTGGCCGGTGCGGTTGCTGGTGGGCCTGCTCTGTTTTCCCTTCGCCTTTGTCGGCAACGTGGCCCGGATCCTGGCCATCATCGTGATGGCCGAGTGGCAGGGCCAGGCGGCGGGAGTGAAGACCCACGACGTGATGGGCTTCGGGGTTTTTGTCATCGTGCTCGGTCTGGTGCAGGGGACGGTGTGGCTGTTGGAAAGACGCGGCATCGGATCGCCGGAGGCTGGAGTCGGGAGACGGCAGGCAGTGGGCGTGACGGGCGAAGGCCGGCGGACGGTGACAGGGGACGATGCGCCACCGACTGTTCGCGGAACCGGGCTGGTGGCCGGGGTGGTCATCGCCGCCGCATTGGTCGTTGGGTTGGCGGCACATAAGCTCAACACTATCCCGGTGAGCCCGCGCACGGGGATCCGGCTGGCGGCGGACGGGCTCAACCCGGTGGCGCTGCCCGATGCCATCGGCCTCGACTGGGCCGGACAGACGGCGGAAGTCACGGCCGTCGAGCGCGAGTTGCTGCCGCCGGACACCGGTTACTCGCGGAAGAATTACATCTCCCTCCTCGACCGCCGCGTGCAGGTGTTCCTGTCGATCGTGCTGAGCGGGCGTGACCGTTCCTCCATCCACCGGCCGGAGCTGTGCCTGGTCGGGCAGGGGTGGACGATCACCGGGCGGCTGGAGCATGTGTTCCGCCATCCGGATGCGCCGGACCTCCCCGTGCCGGCCACGGTGTTGCGCATCGAGCGGGAGTTCACCACGGCCCGCGGGGAAAAGGTCAAGGTGCCGGCGCTTTTTGCCTACTGGTTCGTGGGGGCCGACAAGGTGGTGGCCACAAACAGCGGTCGGATGGTGCATGCCTCGCTCGGCCGGTTGCGGCACCTCCAGGCACATCGCTGGGCCTATGTGGTGGCCCAGACCCTGGCTCCGGATGGCGAGCCCGCCGCGCTGGCACGGATCCAGGCGGTGCTCGACGGCACCTTGCCGGCGTTCCAGGACCCGGTGCCGGCCGCGGGATTGTAAAACCTGCGCCGTCTGCGGTGTTGCCAAGCCGGTCCCCGGACCTACCGTGGTCCTTCACGTGATGCTGACCGTCATCGCCGCCGCCAAGCAACTGAGCCAGTCTGCCGAAGCCGAAACCGCCCTGTGGGTTTTCGGCCTGGCGGTGGTGGCCGGCCTGGGCGCGGGGTATGGCGCCGTTTGGCTGCTCCTGCGGCAGACCCGCCGGCTCGCCTGTGAGAAGGCCCAGGCGCACCAGGACATGGCCAAACGTGAGGCGGCCGTCTCCGCGCAGGAAATGATCAGCAAGGCCGAGGAGGAGATCCGCAACCGCGAGGCCGAACTCAACCGGGACCTCGACCGCCGCAAGATCGAGATCGAGATGATGCTGCGCGAGATCCGCTCGCACGAGGAGTCGCTCGGCCTGCTCGACTACCAGCTGGAGCAGCGGCAGGAGCGTCTGGCCCGCGAGGCCGGCGCCATCAAGCAGGCGCGTGACGCCATGCGCGACCTCTCGAAGAGCCTGCGCAAGCGGCTCGAGGGCGTCGCCTCGCTCGACGGCGAGGAGATCCGCAAGCAGCTGCGCGAGGAAATCACCTTTGAGTGCCAGGAGGAGCTGAGGGCGCTGCGGAAGGACCTGCTCGAGCGTTCCGAGCAGGACCTCGTCCAGCAGGGCAAACGCATCCTGGTCGCGACCATGCAGCGGCTGGCGAGCAAGCCGAACAACGACATCACCGCCACGATCGTGCAGCTGCCCACGGAGGAAATGAAGGGCCGCATCATCGGCCGCGAGGGCCGCAACATCAAATCCTTCGAGGCCTCCACCGGCACCACGCTGCTCATCGACGAGTCGCCGCAGATGGTGCTGATCTCCTCCTTTGATCCCGTGCGGCGCGAAGTGGCCAAGCTGGCGCTCGAGGCGCTGGTGAAGGACGGCCGCATCCACCCGGCCAGCATCGAGGAGTCCGTGACCCGCGCCCGCACCGAGCTCGACCTGCACATCGCGCAGATCGGCGAGGAGGCCGTGGACCGGCTCAAGATCTCCGGGCTGCACCCCGAGATCATCAAGCTGCTCGGCAAGCTCCGCTTCCGCTTTTCCTACACGCAGAACGTCCTCGACCACTCCATCGAGGTCGCGCAGCTCTGCTCGATGCTGGCCTCCGAGCTGGGGCTCGAGCCCAACCTGGCCAAGCGGGCCGGGTTGCTGCACGACATCGGCAAGTCGATCGAGGGCGAGTACGAGGGCAGCCATGCGCTGATCGGCGCCGACTTCATCCGCCGCTACGGCGAAACGCCCATCGTGATCAACGCGGTCGCCGCCCACCACGAGGAGGTGAAGCCCGAGACGGTTTACTCCGGCCTCGTCATCCTCGCCGACGCCATCTCGGCCTCGCGCCCCGGGGCGCGCGCGGAGTCCATGACCAACTACCTGGAGCGCCTCGGCCGGCTCGAGCGGCTGGCCATGACGCTGCCGGGCGTGCAGCAGGCCTTCGCCATCCAGGCCGGCCGCGAGGTGCGCGTCGTGGTGCAGCCCAGCGTGGTGACCGACGACCAGGCCCACGCCCTGGCCAAGACCCTCAAGCTCAAGATCGAGCAGGAGCTGGACTACCCGAGCACGATCAAGGTCACGGTGATCCGGGAGCAGCGGTACACCGAAACGGCGACCTGAGGAATTAAGAAGGAAGAAGGAAGAATTAAGAAGGTTCTGATTCTTGCCTCCGGGTCATTTCTTAATTCTTACTTCATCCTTCATCCCTTTTTCTTCCATGGCCGACAAAAGCATCCTCGAAACCTTTCCCAATCCCGCGCCGAAGCGCGACTTTCTCATCGAGCACACGCACCACGAGTTCACCTCGCTGTGCCCGATGACCGGGCACCCGGACTTCGCCGACATCACCGTGCGCTACGTGGCGGACAAGACCTGCGTCGAGCTGAAGTCGTTGAAGCTCTATTTCCACGCCTACCGCAACAAGGGCATCTTCTTCGAGGGCGCGACCAACCAGATTTGTGACGACATCGGTGCTGCCCTGAAGCCGCGCAGCCTCACGATCATCGCGAACTGGAAGGCCCGCGGCGGCTTCAGCTCGCGCGTGACCTGCGAGTGGAAGAAGAAGCGTTGAGGAAAACGGGCCGGTTCTAGGGCGGGGTCGGCGAACCCCGCCTTTATTCGATGGCTAGGCCGCGTACGAGGCGGTGTTGCTGCGCCATCTCCGCCAAGCCTCCGTCGGCGACCCCGCCCTACAATCAAGCTTTCAGCAGCGCCAGCGCGGCCGCGTGCAGTTCCGGCGTGGCCGCCGCGACGGTGGAGGCCGCCGGATAGGCGGGGCCGCCGGACCAGTCGGTGATGACGCCGCCGGCGCCGCGGATGACGGGCACGAGGGCGGCCAGATCCCAGGGATTCATGATCGGATCGACGGCCAGGTCGGCCCAGCCGGTGGCGACCAGCAGGTAGGCGTAGGCGTCGCCCCAAGTGCGGCAAAGCCGGGTGGATTGGGCCAGTCGATCAAAGGCGGGGCCGTCCTGATGCTGGGCGGGCGTGAGCCAGTCGCAGGTCAGCAGGGTGGCCTCGGCCAGGCGGGTGGTCGGACGGCAGCGCACGGGGGCGCCGTTGAGGGTCGTGGTCACGCCATCGCCCACCACGAGTTGGCCGAGGATGGGCTGATGGATGCAGCCGAGGACGGGCTGGCCATGGTGGAGCAACCCGATGAGCGTGCCCCAGAGCGGTACACCGGTGATGAAGGATTTGGTGCCGTCGATCGGGTCGAGGACCCAGACCCACTCAGCGTCCGTGTTTTCCGGTCCGAGTTCCTCGCCGAGGATGCCGTGGGTGGGGAACCTGGTCCGGATCAGGCGGCGCATCAGTTCCTCTGCGCCGCGGTCAGCGAGCGTGACGGGAGAGTCGTCCGACTTGAGGTCGACGGCCAGATCGCGCCGTCCGAAAAGCGGCCGGATGAAGTCGCCGCTGGCCCGGGCGAGCTCGAGGGTGAAGGCGCGGTAGGGGGCGAAGTCCATGGAGGATTTGAAACCATGAAACACCCCAAACACACGAAAATATCCCGGCGCGTTTAGAAGTGATTTCGTGGGTTTCGTGTATTTCGTGGAGACCCATGCACTGGGCCGCCACACCGATTCATTTCATCGATTTCGAGGGAAATGCGACCTCGGGTATCCTGGAATACGGGGTGGTGACGCTGCAGGGCGGGGCGATCGCCGACACGCAGACGCGGTTGTGCCGGGCCACCGGGCGCATCGCGGCGGAGGAAACCCAGGTGCACGGGCTGAGCGCGGACGGGCTGGTGACGGAGGCGTATTTCGCGGCCGAGTGGGAGCGCTTCGCCCGGCTGCGGGAGACCGGGCCACTCGCGGCGCATTTCGCGCCGGTGGAGAATTCGCTGCTGCGCAAGGTGTGGCCCTACCCGCGGGAGGTGCCGGATTTCGCGCGCCCGGGGCAAACGGCCACCGAGTGGGGCCCGTGGATCGATACCGGCCGGCTGTACCCGCAGTGCTTCCCGCAGCTCGGCTCCGTGCGGCTGGAGGATCTGGTCCGCCGCAACGGCTTGCAGGTGGAACTGGAGACCGAGGCCCGGCGGTTTTGCCCGCCGGAACGTCGGCGCTACCATGCGGCGCTCTATGATGCCCTGGCCGGGGCGTTGCTCCTGCTGCATTTGCTGCGCCGGCCGGAACTGTCGGCCGCGACGATCCCGTGGTTGCTGCAGATGAGCACGCTCGACGGCGAGAAGCGCGACGCGCTGCAGCAGGGCGACCTGTTCTAGGTTCAGAAAATCGCGGAGCCGCGGAAGCGCGGAGATCCGGAACACCGCAATCCGTGCTTCAGCTCTTCGGCGTTTCCGCGATCTCCAGGGGATATTTCCTGAGCCCGGTAAGCTGCGCCAAGGTGCGGAGGACAAACAGCGGGTTGTGGACCAGGTAGCGGCGCCAGAGCCGGCGGGGCTCGGTGGCGAGGCGGTGGAGCCACTCGAGGCCGGCGCGCTGCATCCAGCGGGGGGCCTGGGGCACACGGCCGGAGAGGAAATCGAAGGCCGCGCCGACCCCGATGAGCAGGCCGGCATCAAGCGTGGAGCCGTGGGCGGCCATGAACAATTCCTGCTTGGGCGAGCTGAGGCCCACCCAGATCACATCGGGCCGGGTGGCGGCGGCCTGGGCGCGGAGTGCGGCCAGCTCGTCGGCGGTTGGATCGCGGAAAGGCGGCGTGCAGGTGCCCACCACTTGCAGGCCCGGATAGCGGGCGCACAGTTTTTCCTGGAGCTGCGCGGCCACGCCCTCATCACCGCCATAAAAAAAATGCCTCAGGCCGCGGGCGCGGCCCGCGTCGCACACGGCGGCGAGCAGGTCCGGCCCGTACACGCGGGTGATGGACCGATGGCCGTGCCAGCGACCCAGCCAGACCAGCGGCATGCCGTCGGGGGTGGTGAGCCACGCGCGATGATAGGCGGCGCGCAATGCCGGCAGGGTGCGGGCGAGGTTGACGTTGTAGGCGGTGGCGCAGCAAACGTAGCCGAGGCCGCGCTGGTCGCGGGCGGTCAGCACGAGGTCGCACGCCTCCGCCAAGGACAGGGCGGAGACGCCGGTGCCGAGGAGGTTGAAGCGCGGCGGGGAGCCCATGGTTGAGCCGAGCCTGCGGGGCCGGCCGGGGCCCGGCAATACCGGATCAAGCGGCGGGTGGCAGGGCCGAGCGGCTCCGGAGCACGGCGACGAGGCCGACCAGCACGAGGGCGAGCAGCAGGGCGAAGGCGGGGCGGGGCCCGCCGGCGGCGACGATCGCAATGACGGCGGAGGTCAGCACGGTGCGCAGGACGCGGTCATAGGCATGAAAGAAGGAACCGACGCGCCCCATGACCTTGTTGTCCACGAGATGCAGGATGGCCGCGCTGCGGGCGACGCGGCTGCCGGCGTTGCCGTAGCCGAGCAGCAGGGCGGCGACCAAGTAGGCACCGACCTGCGGGAACAGCACGAGCAAGGCGGCGCCGGCGGCGAACACCGCGATGGTGAAGGGGACAGTTTGCCGGGCCGAGTGCGTGGCGATGAGCCGCGGGAGGCTCAAGCCGGCGAGGATGGCGCCGGCGGCGAAAACCACCTCACCCGCGCCGAAGACCCACGCACCCGCGCCAAGGGTCTGGGCGATGTAGATCGGGAAAAGGTAGTTGCCGACCATCACGGCGATGAAGGGCAGGAGCGAGGCGGCGAAGAAGACGGTCAGGCGCGGCCGGTCGCGGAGCCAGGTCCAGCCCTCGCCTATCGCGCGCCAGGCCGAGGTCCGCGGGGCGGCGTCCGCCGTGAGATGGGTGGCTTGATAGGGGATCGTCGACTGGATCGCGAAGCTGAACAGGTAGGTGCCAGCATCGAGCAGCAGGATGGTGGAGAGGCTGACGTGCTCGACCAGCACGGCGCCGAGGCCACCCGAGATCATCATCGCGGTCTGGCCCTGGATTTCCATCAGGCCCATGAGTGACTGATACTGGGACCGGTCGAAGACCTGTTGCAGAAAGGCGAACTTGGCGGGGAAATGCAGCGTGTAGTAGAGCATGCCGCAAAAGTAGATGGCGCAGAGGGAGACGAGGTTGTAACCGCCCGAGAAGGCGCAGACCGCCGCCAGCGTGCCCATGGCGGCAAAGCCGAAGAGTTCGCTGCCGAGCAGCATGGTCTTGCGGGAATGGTGGTCCACCCACACGCCGTAGTAGGGCATGAAGAGGAACAGCACCACGGTGGTGACGAGCGTGACCGTGCCGTAGCTGGCGTTGCCCCCGGGTTGCTGGACGAGCAGCCATGGCACGGCGAACAGCGTGACGCCCGAGCCGATGGAGCCGGTGATATTGGCCAGCAGCAGGCGCCGAATGCGCGGGTCACGGAGGAGTTCTTTCATGGCAGGGCGGCGGGCAGGATTGCCGCAGGGCGACGGCTGGCAAGCGGGCAGTGCGGGGCGGGCGATACAGTGCGGTGGTGAAACCGACAGCGCACCCGCCTACATCCCCCAGGCGGGACTACGGCGCGATGATCCCGCGGCGCGGGATCAGAACCACTTCTTCCGCTTCAGGTAGATGGCGGTGAGCACCGTCGAGAACAGGGTGATGCCGGTGGCGATCTGGTAACCATGGGGGCTTTGCAGCTCCTTCATGTGCTCGAAGTTCATGCCGTACCAGGTGCCGATGACCATGACCGGGAGGGTGATGGCGGTGAGCGCGGTGAGGAACTTGATGCCCTCGTTGGCCTCGCCCGCGGCCTTGTTGAGGTAGATGTCGAAGCCCATCATCAGCCGCTCGTGGTAGCCGGTCACGGTCTCCTCGAGGCGGGTGAGGTTGTCGCGCAGGTCGCGGTAGTAGGGCAGGAGGGTCGTGCGGATGAACTTGCTGTCGCCCCGGGCGAGCCGGTCGATGATGTCGCGCTGCGGGCGGACGATCTGGCGCAGCTTGGTGAAGTCGCCGCGGACCTGGAGCAACTCGCTGACAAACTGCTTGTCGGCGTCGCGGGTGAGCACGATGTCCTCGATCTCCTCCAGCTCGTTGTGCAGCTCGGCGAGCATGGGGGTGTAGTTGTCGACGAGCAGGTCGAGAAGGGTGTGGGCGAGGCGATCGGGGCCGCGCGGGCCGGGGCCGACGTTCTTGGCGAGGCGCTCGGTGAGGGCGCTGACGGAGCGGAGCGCGGTGCGGTGGAAGGTGACGAGGAATTCCTTGCCGAGGAAGAGGTCGAGCTCGGTGGTCGCGAACTTGTCCGTGCGGTTGTAGTCCACGGCGTGCGTGACCATGAAGAGGTAGTCCTCGTAATCCTCGATCTTGGGCAGCGGGCTGGGGGTGACGCAGTCCTCGATGGCCAGCGGGTGAAACTGGAAGAGACCCTCGAGCACGGCCTTGATCTCCTCGTCGGTGGGGTTCTCGAGATCAACCCAGACGATGAGACCCTTGTCGGCCTGCACCAGGCGGAGGGCTTCGAGCTCCAGGTCGCGACCGACCAGCTTGCCTTCGCTGAAGATGAAGGAGTGGATCATGGAAGCGTGATGCTGGGGCGTCGCCGGGCGGTGGCAAGCCCGGCTTCGGCGGGCGGACGCATGGCGAAAGGGTTTGTCAGCCGGGGGCGAAAAGTGAAGCGTAGGGGCAAACAATCATCCGTCCATGACCCTGTCCTTCCCCCGACCCCGTCTCCTCATAGCCGTCCTCCTGCTCGCCACCGTGCTCCGCGCGGATGACGGCATGTGGCTCCTCACCAATCCGCCCTTGCAGGACCTGAAGGCGAAGTACGGCTTCGAGCCGACGCCGGCCTGGCTGGAGCATGTCCAGAAGGCCTCGGTCCGCATGAACAACGGCGGCTCCGGCTCGTTCGCCTCGGCGGACGGCCTGGTAATCACGAACCACCACGTGGCGTCCGATGCGATCTACAAGCTGAGCAGCACCGGTCACAATTACCTTGAGGACGGCTACCATGCGAAGTCCCGGGCCGAGGAGCTGAAGTGCACGGACCTGGAGCTGAACGTGCTGATGTCGATCGAGGATGTCACCGCGCGCGTCAACGCGGCGGTGAAGCCCGACCTGGCGCCGGCCGAGGCCAACGTGGCGCGCCGGTCGATCATGGCGGAGATCGAGAAGGAGTCGCTCGAGCAGAGCGGCCTGCGCAGCGACGTCGTGACGCTCTACCAGGGCGGCCAGTACCACCTCTACCGTTACAAGCGCTACACGGACGTCCGCCTGGTCTGGGCGCCCGAGCAGCAGGCGGCGTTTTTCGGCGGCGACCCGGACAATTTCGAGTTCCCGCGCTACAACCTCGATGTGACGCTCTTTCGCGTCTATGAGAACGACGCACCGGTGAAGGTGGAGCATTACCTGAAGTGGAACCCCGCCGGCACCACGGCCGGCGAGCTGGTGTTCATCACCGGGCATCCCGGCTCGACGCAGCGGCTCATCACCATGGCCGAGCTGGAGTATGCCCGCGACATCCAGGTGCCGAACGTCATGCGCTACCTCAAGAACCGCGAGGTGCTGCTGCTCAGTTACAGCGCGCGCAGCGAGGAGAACGCCCGCCGCGCGAAGGACGAGGTCTTCACCATCGCGAACTCG is from Lacunisphaera limnophila and encodes:
- a CDS encoding WecB/TagA/CpsF family glycosyltransferase, which encodes MGSPPRFNLLGTGVSALSLAEACDLVLTARDQRGLGYVCCATAYNVNLARTLPALRAAYHRAWLTTPDGMPLVWLGRWHGHRSITRVYGPDLLAAVCDAGRARGLRHFFYGGDEGVAAQLQEKLCARYPGLQVVGTCTPPFRDPTADELAALRAQAAATRPDVIWVGLSSPKQELFMAAHGSTLDAGLLIGVGAAFDFLSGRVPQAPRWMQRAGLEWLHRLATEPRRLWRRYLVHNPLFVLRTLAQLTGLRKYPLEIAETPKS
- the rny gene encoding ribonuclease Y, which translates into the protein MLTVIAAAKQLSQSAEAETALWVFGLAVVAGLGAGYGAVWLLLRQTRRLACEKAQAHQDMAKREAAVSAQEMISKAEEEIRNREAELNRDLDRRKIEIEMMLREIRSHEESLGLLDYQLEQRQERLAREAGAIKQARDAMRDLSKSLRKRLEGVASLDGEEIRKQLREEITFECQEELRALRKDLLERSEQDLVQQGKRILVATMQRLASKPNNDITATIVQLPTEEMKGRIIGREGRNIKSFEASTGTTLLIDESPQMVLISSFDPVRREVAKLALEALVKDGRIHPASIEESVTRARTELDLHIAQIGEEAVDRLKISGLHPEIIKLLGKLRFRFSYTQNVLDHSIEVAQLCSMLASELGLEPNLAKRAGLLHDIGKSIEGEYEGSHALIGADFIRRYGETPIVINAVAAHHEEVKPETVYSGLVILADAISASRPGARAESMTNYLERLGRLERLAMTLPGVQQAFAIQAGREVRVVVQPSVVTDDQAHALAKTLKLKIEQELDYPSTIKVTVIREQRYTETAT
- a CDS encoding 3'-5' exonuclease, whose translation is MHWAATPIHFIDFEGNATSGILEYGVVTLQGGAIADTQTRLCRATGRIAAEETQVHGLSADGLVTEAYFAAEWERFARLRETGPLAAHFAPVENSLLRKVWPYPREVPDFARPGQTATEWGPWIDTGRLYPQCFPQLGSVRLEDLVRRNGLQVELETEARRFCPPERRRYHAALYDALAGALLLLHLLRRPELSAATIPWLLQMSTLDGEKRDALQQGDLF
- a CDS encoding exosortase/archaeosortase family protein — translated: MVSNPAAKSPASPPVRWIFAAACALAGFGVFQFFGNASRGYIDTTSLFYWWGYQWANEASEAEHGWLILALSGWLLVRNLRACDQEQGTSNPGRGWLPAAAMLGGLAVHLLGYALQQTRISIFGLLLFLWGVLALAGGRRWGRAAVFPVAFMVFAIPLSVLDTVGFQMRLGVIEVAWRLAQFIGIDVIRNGTQLMSPEGGYQYDVAAACSGMRSLMALAALSLLLGYLNFRSWPVRLLVGLLCFPFAFVGNVARILAIIVMAEWQGQAAGVKTHDVMGFGVFVIVLGLVQGTVWLLERRGIGSPEAGVGRRQAVGVTGEGRRTVTGDDAPPTVRGTGLVAGVVIAAALVVGLAAHKLNTIPVSPRTGIRLAADGLNPVALPDAIGLDWAGQTAEVTAVERELLPPDTGYSRKNYISLLDRRVQVFLSIVLSGRDRSSIHRPELCLVGQGWTITGRLEHVFRHPDAPDLPVPATVLRIEREFTTARGEKVKVPALFAYWFVGADKVVATNSGRMVHASLGRLRHLQAHRWAYVVAQTLAPDGEPAALARIQAVLDGTLPAFQDPVPAAGL
- the hisN gene encoding histidinol-phosphatase — encoded protein: MDFAPYRAFTLELARASGDFIRPLFGRRDLAVDLKSDDSPVTLADRGAEELMRRLIRTRFPTHGILGEELGPENTDAEWVWVLDPIDGTKSFITGVPLWGTLIGLLHHGQPVLGCIHQPILGQLVVGDGVTTTLNGAPVRCRPTTRLAEATLLTCDWLTPAQHQDGPAFDRLAQSTRLCRTWGDAYAYLLVATGWADLAVDPIMNPWDLAALVPVIRGAGGVITDWSGGPAYPAASTVAAATPELHAAALALLKA
- the queF gene encoding preQ(1) synthase codes for the protein MADKSILETFPNPAPKRDFLIEHTHHEFTSLCPMTGHPDFADITVRYVADKTCVELKSLKLYFHAYRNKGIFFEGATNQICDDIGAALKPRSLTIIANWKARGGFSSRVTCEWKKKR
- a CDS encoding MFS transporter is translated as MKELLRDPRIRRLLLANITGSIGSGVTLFAVPWLLVQQPGGNASYGTVTLVTTVVLFLFMPYYGVWVDHHSRKTMLLGSELFGFAAMGTLAAVCAFSGGYNLVSLCAIYFCGMLYYTLHFPAKFAFLQQVFDRSQYQSLMGLMEIQGQTAMMISGGLGAVLVEHVSLSTILLLDAGTYLFSFAIQSTIPYQATHLTADAAPRTSAWRAIGEGWTWLRDRPRLTVFFAASLLPFIAVMVGNYLFPIYIAQTLGAGAWVFGAGEVVFAAGAILAGLSLPRLIATHSARQTVPFTIAVFAAGAALLVLFPQVGAYLVAALLLGYGNAGSRVARSAAILHLVDNKVMGRVGSFFHAYDRVLRTVLTSAVIAIVAAGGPRPAFALLLALVLVGLVAVLRSRSALPPAA
- the corA gene encoding magnesium/cobalt transporter CorA; amino-acid sequence: MIHSFIFSEGKLVGRDLELEALRLVQADKGLIVWVDLENPTDEEIKAVLEGLFQFHPLAIEDCVTPSPLPKIEDYEDYLFMVTHAVDYNRTDKFATTELDLFLGKEFLVTFHRTALRSVSALTERLAKNVGPGPRGPDRLAHTLLDLLVDNYTPMLAELHNELEEIEDIVLTRDADKQFVSELLQVRGDFTKLRQIVRPQRDIIDRLARGDSKFIRTTLLPYYRDLRDNLTRLEETVTGYHERLMMGFDIYLNKAAGEANEGIKFLTALTAITLPVMVIGTWYGMNFEHMKELQSPHGYQIATGITLFSTVLTAIYLKRKKWF